From Verrucomicrobiota bacterium, one genomic window encodes:
- a CDS encoding glycosyl transferase family 2, producing the protein MVGIASHNNASTIRGVVRTVFDGLGQYFPQFTSVVVHVDAGSTDNTRQEVLAARAGEEHLLTFGEGASLRLILDVAARLGARACAIVNPDVRSISPAWVDSLVRPVLFAHIDLVAPEYHRHKFDGAITHQLVYPMTRMLYGSTLRPQVGGEFAMSRRLIERLLSRPDWEEHVPEYGPDIWIATIALAEKFAVCQSFLGQRAHDAQGRRNDLVGTLRRVTGSLFTMMLEWERIWQCRSGPRAAPHFGCPMEMSVEPRPVDVEPMIAAFRQGARDLEDVWRIALSRTTLGAVRKTVNSNPFEFRDDLWVRVIFDLACAFKDHPWRREHVTSSLAPLYMGRLASFLREIEAMPAEEV; encoded by the coding sequence CATCGCCAGTCATAACAACGCGTCCACCATACGCGGCGTCGTGCGCACTGTGTTCGACGGCCTTGGGCAGTACTTTCCTCAGTTCACGTCGGTGGTGGTCCACGTCGATGCAGGTTCGACGGACAATACGCGCCAAGAAGTACTGGCAGCACGCGCCGGGGAGGAGCACCTGCTGACTTTCGGCGAAGGCGCCAGTCTGCGGCTAATCCTCGACGTGGCCGCCCGGCTGGGCGCCCGAGCGTGCGCCATCGTGAATCCCGATGTGCGCTCGATCTCACCGGCATGGGTGGACAGCCTGGTGCGGCCAGTTCTCTTCGCCCATATCGATCTCGTCGCTCCGGAGTACCACCGCCACAAGTTCGACGGCGCGATCACTCACCAGCTTGTCTATCCGATGACACGCATGTTGTATGGCTCAACGCTCCGTCCGCAGGTGGGCGGCGAGTTTGCGATGTCCAGACGACTGATTGAGCGGCTGTTGAGCCGTCCCGACTGGGAGGAGCATGTTCCCGAGTACGGACCCGATATCTGGATCGCCACCATTGCGCTCGCTGAGAAGTTCGCGGTTTGTCAGAGTTTCCTGGGCCAAAGGGCGCACGATGCGCAAGGGCGCCGCAACGATCTAGTAGGAACTCTGCGGCGCGTGACGGGGAGTTTGTTCACGATGATGCTGGAGTGGGAGCGCATCTGGCAGTGCCGTTCGGGGCCGCGGGCGGCTCCTCATTTCGGATGCCCCATGGAAATGAGCGTAGAGCCACGGCCGGTCGACGTGGAACCAATGATCGCGGCCTTCCGCCAAGGCGCACGGGATCTGGAGGATGTTTGGCGGATCGCGCTCTCACGCACGACTCTTGGCGCAGTCCGAAAGACAGTGAACTCGAATCCGTTCGAGTTTCGCGACGATTTGTGGGTGCGAGTGATTTTCGATTTGGCATGCGCGTTCAAGGATCACCCCTGGCGACGGGAGCACGTGACTTCGTCACTCGCACCGCTCTACATGGGACGTCTGGCGTCGTTCCTTCGTGAGATCGAGGCGATGCCGGCCGAAGAAGT